One Gossypium hirsutum isolate 1008001.06 chromosome A11, Gossypium_hirsutum_v2.1, whole genome shotgun sequence genomic window carries:
- the LOC107948835 gene encoding uncharacterized protein At5g64816: MVDVWWSLLGAAIPAVIAGQAFRMKKKHAEEERIKSARGREKTSDDIFVCERVCTSKRMLKKVGAFSKDPIPDTCVTVCGVSELDACSDACARTVCVNQHQVPNWNDICLRRCQSECLRLSASHSS, from the coding sequence ATGGTGGATGTGTGGTGGTCCCTTCTTGGGGCTGCCATCCCGGCTGTAATTGCAGGGCAAGCTTTTAGAATGAAGAAAAAGCATGCCGAAGAAGAGAGAATTAAGAGTGCCAGGGGAAGGGAGAAGACCTCGGATGATATCTTCGTTTGCGAGAGAGTCTGTACATCAAAGCGAATGTTGAAAAAAGTTGGGGCATTTTCAAAGGATCCAATTCCTGATACTTGTGTAACTGTTTGTGGTGTGTCTGAGCTCGATGCTTGCTCTGATGCTTGTGCTCGGACCGTTTGTGTTAACCAACATCAGGTACCCAACTGGAATGACATTTGCCTTCGAAGGTGTCAAAGTGAATGTCTTAGACTATCTGCTTCCCATTCTTCTTAG